The following coding sequences are from one Methanohalophilus halophilus window:
- a CDS encoding type II/IV secretion system ATPase subunit: protein MASSSEEQMQRMEENRGREDTEESDKERNTDIHKNASVEDVDDPNNFNLEKQIEMMDTVFSDLANETNVNEGIDKLVEKELINQELQQGKIPEEVQSVWEKAIREITEEQMMVDEENIEIHKSSMLQKIKDIITKREIEFEKYDIVKHGPLVDLSGGDNPGVREIELYPINPPYSYIRILYDMEIHEYQYKVIEPELTDMEKELLEIIKSRLIETLDIDLKETEKSDAKDVLRSRFIEFLKDYRIDLSPANREKLTYYIQRDFLGYGDIDAVMRDSDIEDISCDGPATPIYVYHKKYESIPSSITFDMDEKLDSFVIRMAQICGKHISIANPLLDATMPDGSRIQLTLGREVTTYGSTFTIRRFNENPITPPQLIGFHTYSTAMMAYLWLAVESNKSIIFAGGTASGKTTSMNAISMFIQPEMKLVSIEDTRELNLAHPNWIPGVTRQAFAGEERGSIGMYELLRASLRQRPEYILVGEVRGAEAYVLFQAMSTGHTTFSTIHADSVQSIVHRLENPPINVPRIMIQALDVVCVQAQVKVGEDRVRRCKSITEIVGVDPRTGELLTNEVFLWRAGKDSFQYSGRSYVIESLMLDRGWNDATVRKELQQRQDVIEWALQRGISNYKDFSKIIVAYKREPETIIKLVKQEMQDE from the coding sequence ATGGCTTCCTCTTCAGAAGAACAAATGCAAAGAATGGAAGAAAATAGGGGCAGGGAGGACACAGAGGAGTCCGACAAAGAGAGGAATACAGACATTCATAAAAATGCGTCCGTGGAGGACGTGGATGATCCAAATAATTTCAATCTTGAAAAACAGATTGAAATGATGGATACTGTATTTTCAGATTTAGCTAATGAAACTAATGTCAATGAAGGGATTGACAAACTTGTTGAAAAAGAATTAATAAATCAGGAACTGCAACAAGGAAAAATACCAGAAGAAGTTCAAAGTGTCTGGGAAAAAGCCATCCGGGAAATTACAGAAGAACAAATGATGGTTGATGAAGAAAATATTGAAATTCACAAGTCTTCAATGTTGCAGAAAATAAAAGACATAATCACAAAACGTGAGATTGAATTCGAAAAATACGATATTGTAAAACATGGTCCTCTTGTAGATCTATCCGGGGGAGATAATCCTGGTGTGCGTGAAATTGAACTTTATCCTATAAATCCTCCCTACTCCTACATTCGCATCCTTTATGACATGGAAATACATGAATATCAGTACAAGGTTATTGAGCCCGAATTAACTGATATGGAAAAAGAGTTGCTCGAAATCATTAAATCGCGCCTGATAGAGACTCTCGATATTGATCTGAAGGAAACCGAAAAGTCAGATGCAAAAGATGTACTCAGGTCCAGATTTATCGAATTCCTGAAAGATTACAGGATAGACCTCTCCCCGGCAAACAGAGAAAAACTTACCTATTATATCCAGCGGGATTTCCTGGGTTATGGGGATATTGATGCGGTGATGCGCGATTCGGATATCGAAGATATTTCCTGTGACGGACCTGCTACCCCGATCTATGTCTATCACAAAAAGTATGAATCAATTCCTTCGAGTATAACTTTTGATATGGATGAGAAACTGGATTCTTTTGTAATAAGAATGGCTCAGATATGTGGAAAGCATATCTCGATTGCAAATCCTTTGCTTGATGCAACAATGCCGGATGGATCCAGAATACAGCTGACCCTTGGAAGGGAAGTAACAACTTACGGAAGCACTTTTACGATTCGTCGTTTTAATGAAAATCCAATAACTCCACCTCAATTAATTGGTTTTCATACTTATTCCACAGCAATGATGGCCTATCTCTGGCTTGCTGTTGAATCAAACAAAAGTATCATATTTGCTGGTGGAACAGCATCAGGTAAAACAACTTCCATGAATGCAATTTCCATGTTCATCCAGCCCGAAATGAAATTGGTTTCTATTGAAGACACCAGGGAGCTCAATCTTGCTCATCCCAACTGGATACCGGGTGTAACAAGACAGGCTTTTGCAGGTGAAGAAAGAGGATCCATAGGTATGTATGAGCTCCTGAGAGCATCCCTGCGTCAGCGTCCAGAATATATCCTTGTAGGAGAAGTAAGAGGAGCTGAAGCATATGTACTTTTTCAGGCAATGTCGACAGGCCACACCACATTTTCCACCATACATGCAGATTCCGTACAATCAATAGTCCACCGTCTTGAAAATCCTCCCATCAATGTACCCAGAATTATGATACAGGCGCTTGATGTTGTTTGTGTGCAGGCACAGGTGAAAGTTGGTGAAGATAGGGTAAGGAGATGCAAGTCAATTACGGAAATCGTCGGAGTAGATCCGCGAACCGGTGAACTGCTTACAAATGAAGTGTTCTTGTGGAGGGCGGGGAAAGACTCCTTCCAGTATTCAGGGAGGTCCTATGTAATTGAAAGTCTGATGCTGGATCGCGGATGGAATGATGCAACTGTCAGGAAGGAATTGCAACAACGCCAGGATGTTATAGAATGGGCTCTGCAAAGGGGAATTAGCAATTATAAGGATTTTTCGAAGATAATTGTTGCCTATAAGA
- the minD gene encoding cell division ATPase MinD, producing MGNKVASIYTFASGKGGTGKTTVSANVATALAGMGRRVLIIDTDLGMANVGLFFSLNINKTLHDVLAGDVDVREAIYEGPYGVKILPAGYTIKGYQKANIKMLEKVLDQLNREFDFIIMDTPSGINPNIIIPLKLSHYVIVVMNPEITSITDSLKTATIARGYDVPISGVIVNRIENGLSQNLRNKINESSGVDIIGEIPADVAIQKSLSLQKPVVCNYPTSAASFSLKRIAAQMAGIESDPTYLNETGSQPKKGFFQRIKGIFFAQ from the coding sequence TTGGGTAATAAAGTGGCTTCGATTTATACATTTGCCTCTGGAAAAGGGGGGACTGGAAAGACTACTGTTTCTGCCAATGTAGCCACAGCTCTTGCAGGGATGGGGAGAAGAGTGCTAATTATTGATACCGACCTTGGTATGGCAAATGTGGGCTTGTTCTTCAGCTTAAATATAAACAAAACCCTACATGACGTACTTGCAGGAGATGTCGATGTAAGAGAGGCAATTTATGAGGGGCCATACGGTGTCAAAATACTCCCTGCCGGATACACAATTAAAGGCTATCAGAAAGCTAATATCAAGATGCTTGAAAAAGTGCTTGACCAGTTAAACAGGGAATTTGATTTTATAATAATGGACACACCATCCGGAATCAATCCAAATATAATAATTCCTCTCAAACTCTCACATTATGTTATTGTAGTAATGAATCCGGAGATCACTTCAATAACCGACTCCCTTAAAACGGCAACAATAGCCCGAGGTTATGATGTACCAATAAGCGGTGTTATAGTTAACCGTATTGAAAATGGACTTAGTCAGAATTTGAGAAACAAAATTAATGAATCAAGTGGGGTGGACATAATAGGGGAAATACCTGCTGATGTTGCAATTCAAAAATCTCTTTCCCTGCAAAAACCCGTCGTTTGCAATTATCCAACATCAGCTGCATCATTTAGTTTGAAAAGAATAGCAGCGCAAATGGCAGGTATTGAAAGTGACCCTACATACCTGAATGAAACTGGTTCACAGCCTAAGAAGGGTTTTTTCCAGAGAATTAAAGGTATATTTTTTGCTCAATAA